CTGGATTCTTTCACCATAAATTTGGGAATGTAAATTTTGATTTTAGAAGAGATGAAAAAATTGTTTTAAGAAGACTTTCAGGGCTCGGTTATGTTCCTCGTTCAGAGGATGCAAAGGTAAGTTTCTTACTTATTATATTTGGTGTAATTGGAGCAATTTTTTCAGTAATTTTAGCTCTCAATATACCTAAAAAATTTGTTAATTTATATATTTCAATTATGGTAACAGGAATAGGTATATATATTTTAATAAATCTCAAAAAGAAAATTGCTTTCAAGAAAAATATTTTTCTATTTGTTGCTTTTTTAAGTGGTTTCAATAAAGGTATATCTGCAGGAGGCTACGGTCCCCTTGTAACAGGAGGTCAGATTATTTCTGGTAGGTCAGCAAAAAGTTCAATAGGAAGCACTTCTTTAGCAGAAGGTATAATATGTTTTGTTTCATTTTTAATTTATATTTTCCTTGAGAAAAAAATAGACTTTAAACTTGCATTACCACTTCTTTTAGGTGCATCCCTTTCAACACCTTTTTCTGCTCTTGTGGTAAAAAAAATTGAAGAAAAGAAAATGAAGATTTTTATTGGTATTTTAATTATAATCTTAGGTGTTTTAAATATTTTTAAACTTCTTAATATCTAACTAAATTAATGTTTCTTATTAACCCCTTTATTTTAGCCCTTTTTAAAGGACTGTTTTTAAGATATTTTTCTGGATTTTTTTGAAAATCCTCTGGATCAAAATTTTTAACATATGGATGTAAGGGGAAATCCACTGGTTCTACTGGATTTTTGTTCCAAGGGCAAACTTCCTGACATATATCACATCCAAAAATATAAGAGTTCATCCTAAGTTTTATTTCCTCAGGAATATCACCTTTATTTTCAATAGTATGATAGGATATACATCTATTTGAATCAATAACAAAGGGTTTAACAATTGCGCCTGTTGGACATGCTTCAATACAACGTGTGCATTTTCCACAGAAATTTTTATCAATACTTTTATCCGGTTCTATTTCCTTATTTAATAGGACTGTACCTAAAAGTAAGTAAGATCCTTTTTTAAAGGAGATAAGCATAGTATTTTTGCCTATAAATCCAATTCCTGCTTTTCTTGCAAACATTCTTTCAAGGATGGGTCCTGTATCCACATATATCTTATATTCCAAACCTGAAAACTTCTCCTTAACTTTTTCCATAACTCTTTTTAATTTTTTATACAGAAATTTATGATAATCAACATGAAGGGCATAACCTGCAATTTTATATTTTTCAAAAAAAATTTTTTTGTATGGAAGTGCAACTACAAGGATGGTTTTAACACTTTCAAAAACCTTTAAAGGTGAAATTCTTTTTTCAAAAGTATTTTCCATCCATTTCATATCTGCATGATATTTATTTTTAATCCATTCCTTAAAAGAAAAAATATCTCTTTCTTCTACTTTTGGATCAGTAAATCCAAAGATAAATAGTTTTTCTTCCTTTAGTTTTTCCTTTATGAATTCTTTTAAATCTTTCATATAAAATATAGAATGCAGATTTTAGGACACAGAAATCAAATTAATTATTTTGAAAAAATACTCAAAGAAGATAAATTCCTGGGTGCATATATTCTTTCAGGACCTGAAGGGGTTGGTAAGTTAGAAACTTTAAAATTTATACTTATGAAGTATGTATGTGAAAATAAAACAGGCTGTCTAAATTGTATTATGTGTAAGAGATTTAAAAGTCTTTCTATACCTGATATAAATTTTATTTTACCTGATAAGATAAAAGAAGAGCTTCTTGAACTCTATGAAAAAGGTGAATGGAGTTTTGAAAATTTAAGAACTGATTATTTTTCAAGGGATCTTACCATAGGTATAGATACAATAAGGGAAATAGGAGAGGAAATAAAATCAAGACCGATTGAATTAAAAAGAAAATTTTATATTTTTCTTGATGCTGATTTAATGAGAAAGGAGGCACAGAATGCCCTTTTAAAAATTTTAGAGGAACCACCTGAATTTGTTACCTTTTTTCTAATAACACCATACCCCGAATCTCTTCAAACAACAATAAGGTCAAGATGTATCAGTATACCCTTTTTTAATCTTGAATTTAAGGATTTTAAAGAGTATTTTAAAGGAACGAAATCCATATATTTTCTTTACAGAATTTCCTCAGGTTCAATAGGTTTGGCAAAAAGAATAATTAAAGAAAAAATAATAGAAGAATACGGGAGTTTTCTAAAGGAGATAATGAGAAATGAGGAGGAGCCTTTTTTTGTTTATAAAAAAGAAAGTAAGGAATATTTAAAGGATAAAATTTTTCTATTCGGCTTCTTTATAAGAGAGATAACAGAGTTAAAACTTGGTAAAAGGGAAATTTTCAAAGATCATCCGTATGTTTCAGAAATTGAATTTTTAAATAGAAGAATAGATCCTTATACCCTTGATTTATTATATGATAAATACTATAAAATCCTTGAAGGATACAAGAGAAATATACCTAATTATCTTTTAAGCTATCTTCTTGATTCTATAAGATTTGGGCTCCCATAATATATTATGGAAATAAAAAACATTCTATGGCTTACTGACTTTAACCCCCTTTCAAATTATGCCTTTGAATGGGCAAAATTTTTTTCTATTAG
This region of candidate division WOR-3 bacterium genomic DNA includes:
- a CDS encoding sulfite exporter TauE/SafE family protein, whose protein sequence is MKFILLFFLSFIFEFADSSIGMGYGTSLTPILILIGFPPSQIVPCILLSEFITGILSGFFHHKFGNVNFDFRRDEKIVLRRLSGLGYVPRSEDAKVSFLLIIFGVIGAIFSVILALNIPKKFVNLYISIMVTGIGIYILINLKKKIAFKKNIFLFVAFLSGFNKGISAGGYGPLVTGGQIISGRSAKSSIGSTSLAEGIICFVSFLIYIFLEKKIDFKLALPLLLGASLSTPFSALVVKKIEEKKMKIFIGILIIILGVLNIFKLLNI
- the queG gene encoding tRNA epoxyqueuosine(34) reductase QueG encodes the protein MKDLKEFIKEKLKEEKLFIFGFTDPKVEERDIFSFKEWIKNKYHADMKWMENTFEKRISPLKVFESVKTILVVALPYKKIFFEKYKIAGYALHVDYHKFLYKKLKRVMEKVKEKFSGLEYKIYVDTGPILERMFARKAGIGFIGKNTMLISFKKGSYLLLGTVLLNKEIEPDKSIDKNFCGKCTRCIEACPTGAIVKPFVIDSNRCISYHTIENKGDIPEEIKLRMNSYIFGCDICQEVCPWNKNPVEPVDFPLHPYVKNFDPEDFQKNPEKYLKNSPLKRAKIKGLIRNINLVRY